The Vicia villosa cultivar HV-30 ecotype Madison, WI linkage group LG1, Vvil1.0, whole genome shotgun sequence genome includes a region encoding these proteins:
- the LOC131643132 gene encoding protein ESC2, whose product MADENEELEPLFDYSRVQPNIVCLDDDDDDDDVVCVGKKRKKNSQHVVENGKTNVEAVPVAVVDVDDDDWLPSPPKVTKKADVKIDEQDSTLKNLRLKKKELASFAESAKELLKTVEESVEMENSESLQTSLDDVSEKTSKPSERAKILISVQDKDDTKQIRMFMDDKFERISKTYAEKMKCDMKQIVLLFDGDKISSSETPASLGMEDNDMIEVHVKSS is encoded by the exons ATGGCG GACGAAAACGAAGAACTCGAGCCTTTGTTTGATTACAGTCGAGTTCAGCCCAACATTGTTTGTCTCGACGATG ATGATGACGATGACGATGTTGTTTGTGTTGGTAAGAAGAGAAAAAAGAATTCTCAGCATGTA GTTGAGAATGGGAAGACTAATGTAGAAGCTGTGCCGGTGGCTGTGGTGGACGTTGACGATGATGATTGGTTACCTTCTCCCCCGAAGGTCACCAAGAAGGCTGATGTGAAGATTGATGAGCAGGATTCAACTTTAAAGAATTTGAG ATTGAAGAAGAAAGAGCTTGCCTCTTTTGCTGAATCTGCAAAAGAATTGTTAAAAACTGTTGAGGAGTCTGTAGAAATGGAAAATTCTGAATCATTGCAGACATCCTTGGACGATGTAAGTGAAAAAACATCAAAACCTTCTGAACGAGCAAAGATTCTCATCTCTGTTCAAGACAAGGATGATACAAAGCAGATTCGTATGTTCATG GATGACAAGTTTGAAAGGATTAGTAAAACATATGCAGAGAAAATGAAGTGTGATATGAAACAAATTGTattgctatttgatggtgataaAATAAGTTCATCTGAAACCCCTGCTAGCCTTGGAATGGAAGACAATGATATGATTGAAGTTCATGTGAAATCAAGCTGA
- the LOC131643117 gene encoding putative zinc finger protein At1g68190 isoform X3, translated as MRSIPISLSLSETITRKLHILDEISMEKVCEFCTALRPLVYCTADAAYLCLSCDAKVHWANELSGRHPRTLVCNSCKCHLAYVQCLDHKMLVCRDCDRNLHDSSSSHCRRAVKTFIGCPSAKEFATLWGFEFKEIEKCVNQNDQFTSDNGSSSRLGQIMFDDQERKTILQQIAGLKRFQLNEENDHSTKINGLHVDEKFNQQAQKSQDFAINLLEEDNPIGELWSQNIQDLGICEEFACQDDFNMPDVDLTFQNYEELFEGDQDPIRVMFGGKDLSCSSLEKDLSVDE; from the exons ATGAGATCAATTCccatctctctctccctctctgaAACAATCACAA GAAAACTTCATATATTAGATGAGATTTCAATGGAGAAAGTTTGTGAATTCTGCACAGCATTGAGGCCACTTGTTTACTGTACTGCTGATGCAGCATATCTTTGTCTATCCTGTGATGCAAAAGTCCATTGGGCGAACGAATTGTCCGGCCGCCACCCCCGGACCCTCGTGTGTAACTCGTGCAAATGTCATCTTGCTTATGTTCAGTGCTTGGATCATAAAATGTTAGTCTGTCGAGACTGTGATCGAAATCTGCATGATAGTTCTTCATCGCATTGCAGACGAGCTGTCAAAACATTCATCGGCTGCCCTTCTGCCAAAGAGTTTGCAACACTCTGGGGATTTGAATTTAAGGAGATCGAAAAATGTGTCAATCAGAATGATCAGTTTACATCCGATAACGGGTCTAGCAGTCGACTAGGCCAG ATAATGTTCGATGATCAAGAGCGGAAAACGATTCTGCAGCAGATCGCTGGCTTAAAACGGTTTCAGCTAAATGAGGAGAATGATCATTCTACAAAGATAAATGGTCTACACGTGGATGAAAAGTTCAATCAGCAAGCACAAAAATCGCAGGATTTTGCTATTAATCTTCTCGAGGAAGACAATCCTATCGGAGAG TTATGGTCCCAAAACATTCAAGACCTGGGAATATGCGAAGAATTTGCTTGTCAAGATGATTTTAACATGCCCGACGTTGACTTAACATTCCAAAACTATGAAGAACTATTCGAAGGAGATCAAGATCCAATTAGAGTCATGTTTGGTGGCAAAGatctctcatgttcttctttaGAGAAAGATTTATCCGTTGATGAGTAA
- the LOC131643117 gene encoding putative zinc finger protein At1g68190 isoform X2: MRSIPISLSLSETITTYLCLSCDAKVHWANELSGRHPRTLVCNSCKCHLAYVQCLDHKMLVCRDCDRNLHDSSSSHCRRAVKTFIGCPSAKEFATLWGFEFKEIEKCVNQNDQFTSDNGSSSRLGQIMFDDQERKTILQQIAGLKRFQLNEENDHSTKINGLHVDEKFNQQAQKSQDFAINLLEEDNPIGEVNPETFSSAFSNLDNLSSSSSMDLPLNGELFWTYKSSLQNNQLWSQNIQDLGICEEFACQDDFNMPDVDLTFQNYEELFEGDQDPIRVMFGGKDLSCSSLEKDLSVDE; this comes from the exons ATGAGATCAATTCccatctctctctccctctctgaAACAATCACAA CATATCTTTGTCTATCCTGTGATGCAAAAGTCCATTGGGCGAACGAATTGTCCGGCCGCCACCCCCGGACCCTCGTGTGTAACTCGTGCAAATGTCATCTTGCTTATGTTCAGTGCTTGGATCATAAAATGTTAGTCTGTCGAGACTGTGATCGAAATCTGCATGATAGTTCTTCATCGCATTGCAGACGAGCTGTCAAAACATTCATCGGCTGCCCTTCTGCCAAAGAGTTTGCAACACTCTGGGGATTTGAATTTAAGGAGATCGAAAAATGTGTCAATCAGAATGATCAGTTTACATCCGATAACGGGTCTAGCAGTCGACTAGGCCAG ATAATGTTCGATGATCAAGAGCGGAAAACGATTCTGCAGCAGATCGCTGGCTTAAAACGGTTTCAGCTAAATGAGGAGAATGATCATTCTACAAAGATAAATGGTCTACACGTGGATGAAAAGTTCAATCAGCAAGCACAAAAATCGCAGGATTTTGCTATTAATCTTCTCGAGGAAGACAATCCTATCGGAGAGGTGAATCCCGAAACCTTCTCGTCTGCGTTTTCTAATCTTGATAATTTGTCTTCATCTTCATCTATGGACCTTCCCTTGAATGGAGAATTGTTTTGGACTTACAAAAGTTCACTTCAAAATAATCAG TTATGGTCCCAAAACATTCAAGACCTGGGAATATGCGAAGAATTTGCTTGTCAAGATGATTTTAACATGCCCGACGTTGACTTAACATTCCAAAACTATGAAGAACTATTCGAAGGAGATCAAGATCCAATTAGAGTCATGTTTGGTGGCAAAGatctctcatgttcttctttaGAGAAAGATTTATCCGTTGATGAGTAA
- the LOC131643117 gene encoding putative zinc finger protein At1g68190 isoform X1, with translation MRSIPISLSLSETITRKLHILDEISMEKVCEFCTALRPLVYCTADAAYLCLSCDAKVHWANELSGRHPRTLVCNSCKCHLAYVQCLDHKMLVCRDCDRNLHDSSSSHCRRAVKTFIGCPSAKEFATLWGFEFKEIEKCVNQNDQFTSDNGSSSRLGQIMFDDQERKTILQQIAGLKRFQLNEENDHSTKINGLHVDEKFNQQAQKSQDFAINLLEEDNPIGEVNPETFSSAFSNLDNLSSSSSMDLPLNGELFWTYKSSLQNNQLWSQNIQDLGICEEFACQDDFNMPDVDLTFQNYEELFEGDQDPIRVMFGGKDLSCSSLEKDLSVDE, from the exons ATGAGATCAATTCccatctctctctccctctctgaAACAATCACAA GAAAACTTCATATATTAGATGAGATTTCAATGGAGAAAGTTTGTGAATTCTGCACAGCATTGAGGCCACTTGTTTACTGTACTGCTGATGCAGCATATCTTTGTCTATCCTGTGATGCAAAAGTCCATTGGGCGAACGAATTGTCCGGCCGCCACCCCCGGACCCTCGTGTGTAACTCGTGCAAATGTCATCTTGCTTATGTTCAGTGCTTGGATCATAAAATGTTAGTCTGTCGAGACTGTGATCGAAATCTGCATGATAGTTCTTCATCGCATTGCAGACGAGCTGTCAAAACATTCATCGGCTGCCCTTCTGCCAAAGAGTTTGCAACACTCTGGGGATTTGAATTTAAGGAGATCGAAAAATGTGTCAATCAGAATGATCAGTTTACATCCGATAACGGGTCTAGCAGTCGACTAGGCCAG ATAATGTTCGATGATCAAGAGCGGAAAACGATTCTGCAGCAGATCGCTGGCTTAAAACGGTTTCAGCTAAATGAGGAGAATGATCATTCTACAAAGATAAATGGTCTACACGTGGATGAAAAGTTCAATCAGCAAGCACAAAAATCGCAGGATTTTGCTATTAATCTTCTCGAGGAAGACAATCCTATCGGAGAGGTGAATCCCGAAACCTTCTCGTCTGCGTTTTCTAATCTTGATAATTTGTCTTCATCTTCATCTATGGACCTTCCCTTGAATGGAGAATTGTTTTGGACTTACAAAAGTTCACTTCAAAATAATCAG TTATGGTCCCAAAACATTCAAGACCTGGGAATATGCGAAGAATTTGCTTGTCAAGATGATTTTAACATGCCCGACGTTGACTTAACATTCCAAAACTATGAAGAACTATTCGAAGGAGATCAAGATCCAATTAGAGTCATGTTTGGTGGCAAAGatctctcatgttcttctttaGAGAAAGATTTATCCGTTGATGAGTAA
- the LOC131610250 gene encoding zinc finger CCCH domain-containing protein 15: MHNKDVCSPSSQSGFGVRLNSAGNMHSNAGAFASLYSVLTNELSGNCSNGGGGASLYPYSDSGTDYDSCVNVIQKHQDMVNRHSMCLSRLVETSKEVEALQQENGQLRAVNKELQKNLNLLVQASLENRFGGGDSSIQTHSIPFDALHSFRGLNLGDGKENCADWNNNNISHNNKELLEGSDESPTSVIDNNGVETERFSLPKSISVRSNGYLKLAQPPAVVTNNNACRTKGATRSRASSTQPDAVQKVYVRGGQKEEEPLEMTVYNQGMFKTELCNKWQETGTCPYSDHCQFAHGIGELRPVIRHPRYKTEVCRMVLAGVVCPYGHRCHFRHALTEQEKALSQSTPRSRKLER; the protein is encoded by the exons ATGCATAACAAGGACGTTTGTTCTCCTTCATCTCAAAGCGGATTCGGCGTCCGCCTCAACTCCGCCGGAAACATGCATTCGAACGCCGGCGCGTTTGCTTCGTTGTACTCTGTTCTGACTAACGAGCTCTCCGGAAACTGCAGCAATGGCGGAGGAGGAGCTTCGCTTTATCCGTACTCTGACTCCGGAACTGATTACGATTCGTGCGTGAACGTGATACAGAAGCATCAGGATATGGTGAATCGTCACAGTATGTGTCTCAGTCGTCTAGTGGAGACATCCAAAGAAGTTGAAGCTCTGCAGCAAGAGAACGGACAGCTCCGTGCGGTGAACAAGGAGTTGCAGAAGAATCTGAACCTCCTCGTTCAGGCTTCGCTGGAGAATCGATTTGGCGGTGGTGACTCTTCCATCCAGACACATTCGATTCCGTTTGATGCTTTGCACAGTTTCCGTGGTTTGAATCTTGGTGATGGAAAAGAAAACTGTGCTGATTGGAATAACAATAACATCAGTCACAATAACAAGGAGCTTCTGGAAGGTTCGGATGAGAGTCCAACGAGTGTGATAGATAATAACGGTGTTGAAACGGAGCGGTTCTCGCTGCCGAAAAGCATTTCTGTGAGATCCAATGGCTACTTGAAGCTTGCTCAGCCTCCCGCCGTCGTAACTAACAATAATGCTTGCCGCACCAAGGGTGCTACCCGCTCCCGCGCGTCTTCCACTCAACCTGATGCAGTT CAAAAAGTATATGTGCGAGGAGGCCAGAAAGAGGAAGAGCCTCTTGAGATGACTGTGTATAATCAAGGGATGTTCAAAACTGAGCTGTGTAACAAATGGCAGGAAACTGGCACATGTCCTTATAGTGACCACTGCCAATTTGCTCACGGTATCGGGGAGCTTCGCCCGGTGATCCGCCACCCACGCTACAAAACTGAGGTCTGTAGGATGGTCCTTGCTGGAGTTGTTTGTCCCTATGGCCATAGATGTCATTTCCGTCATGCACTTACTGAGCAAGAGAAAGCTTTATCACAATCTACGCCCAGATCAAGGAAATTGGAAAGATAA
- the LOC131643139 gene encoding zinc finger CCCH domain-containing protein 15-like: MYNKEVCSPLSQSRFGVGINTAGHMQLDAGAFASLYSALTNSSENLPSLSGNYNNGGGVSLYPYSDSETEYDSFVIQKHQDMVNRHSMCLSRLMEASNEVKALQQENEELRALSKELQKNLNLLVQASLENRFGRGGSSVPTLSIPFDVLHSARGLNLGDGKENCAGYNNNNINNNNKELQEDSDESSESVIDDNDVDDEAERFSLPKSISVRSKGYVKMAQPPAVVTNNNACRSTKGATRSRASSTQPDQAQKVYVQGGQKEEEPLEMTVYNQGMLKTELCNKWQETGTCPYTDHCQFAHGIEELRPVIRHPRYKTEVCRMVFAGVVCPYGHRCHFRHALTEEEKAISQSMPKSVKLER, from the exons ATGTATAACAAGGAGGTCTGTTCTCCCTTATCTCAAAGCAGATTCGGCGTCGGCATCAACACCGCCGGCCACATGCAGTTGGACGCCGGCGCGTTCGCTTCGTTGTACTCCGCTCTGACTAACAGTAGTGAGAATCTTCCGTCACTCTCCGGGAACTACAACAACGGCGGCGGCGTTTCACTTTATCCGTACTCTGACTCTGAAACTGAGTACGACTCGTTCGTGATACAGAAGCATCAGGATATGGTGAATCGTCACAGTATGTGTCTCAGTCGCCTCATGGAAGCTTCCAATGAGGTTAAAGCTCTGCAGCAAGAGAACGAAGAGCTCCGTGCCTTGAGCAAAGAGTTGCAGAAGAATCTGAACCTCCTAGTTCAGGCTTCTTTGGAGAACCGATTTGGCCGTGGCGGATCCTCCGTTCCGACACTATCAATTCCGTTTGATGTATTGCACAGTGCCCGTGGCTTGAATCTTGGAGATGGAAAAGAAAACTGTGCTGGTTACAATAATAATaacatcaataataataataaagagctGCAGGAAGATTCGGATGAGAGTTCAGAGAGTGTGATAGACGATAACGATGTTGATGATGAAGCGGAACGGTTCTCGCTGCCGAAGAGCATATCTGTGAGATCCAAGGGCTACGTGAAGATGGCTCAGCCTCCAGCCGTCGTAACTAACAATAATGCTTGTCGTAGCACCAAGGGCGCTACCCGCTCTCGTGCGTCTTCTACTCAACCAGATCAAGCT CAAAAGGTATATGTGCAAGGAGGGCAGAAAGAGGAAGAACCTCTTGAGATGACTGTGTATAATCAGGGGATGTTAAAGACTGAGCTGTGTAACAAATGGCAGGAAACAGGCACATGCCCTTATACTGACCATTGTCAATTCGCTCATGGTATTGAGGAGCTTCGCCCGGTGATCCGCCACCCACGCTACAAAACTGAGGTCTGTAGGATGGTTTTTGCTGGGGTTGTCTGCCCGTATGGACATAGATGCCATTTCCGTCATGCACTTACTGAGGAAGAGAAAGCTATCTCACAATCTATGCCCAAATCAGTGAAGCTGGAAAGATAA